A section of the Phacochoerus africanus isolate WHEZ1 chromosome 4, ROS_Pafr_v1, whole genome shotgun sequence genome encodes:
- the GRK2 gene encoding beta-adrenergic receptor kinase 1 isoform X2 encodes MADLEAVLADVSYLMAMEKSKATPAARASKKILLPEPSIRSVMQKYLEDRGEVTFEKIFSQKLGYLLFRDFCLKHLEEAKPLVEFYEEIKRYEKLETEEERLACSRGIFDTYIMKELLACSHPFSTSAIEHVQGHLVKKQVPPDLFQPYIEEICQNLQGDVFQKFIESDKFTRFCQWKNVELNIHLTMNDFSVHRIIGRGGFGEVYGCRKADTGKMYAMKCLDKKRIKMKQGETLALNERIMLSLVSTGDCPFIVCMSYAFHTPDKLSFILDLMNGGDLHYHLSQHGVFSEADMRFYAAEIILGLEHMHNRFVVYRDLKPANILLDEHGHVRISDLGLACDFSKKKPHASVGTHGYMAPEVLQKGVAYDSSADWFSLGCMLFKLLRGHSPFRQHKTKDKHEIDRMTLTMAVELPDSFSPELRSLLEGLLQRDVNRRLGCLGRGAQEVKESPFFRSLDWQMVFLQKYPPPLIPPRGEVNAADAFDIGSFDEEDTRGIKLLDSDQELYRNFPLTISERWQQEVAETVFDTINAETDRLEARKKTKNKQLGHEEDYALGKDCIMHGYMSKMGNPFLTQWQRRYFYLFPNRLEWRGEGEAPSLLTMEEIQSVEETQIKERKCLLLKIRGGKQFVLQCDSDPELVQWKKELRDAYREAQQLVQRVPKMKNKPRSPVVELSKVPLVQRGSANGL; translated from the exons CATCCGCAGCGTCATGCAGAAGTACCTGGAGGACCGGGGCGAGGTGACCTTCGAGAAGATCTTCTCCCAGAAGCTGG GGTACCTGCTTTTCCGAGACTTCTGCCTGAAGCACCTGGAGGAGGCCAAGCCCTTGGTGGAATTCTACGAGGAG ATCAAGAGGTATGAGAAGCTGGAGACGGAGGAGGAGCGCCTGGCCTGCAGCCGGGGGATCTTCGACACCTACATCATGaaggagctgctggcctgctcgcAC CCCTTCTCAACAAGTGCCATCGAGCACGTGCAGGGCCACCTGGTGAAGAAGCAGGTGCCTCCGGATCTCTTCCAG CCGTACATTGAAGAGATTTGCCAGAACCTTCAAGGAGACGTGTTCCAGAAATTCATCGAGAG CGATAAGTTCACCCGGTTTTGCCAGTGGAAGAATGTGGAGCTCAACATCCAC CTGACCATGAACGACTTCAGCGTCCACCGCATCATCGGGCGAGGGGGCTTCGGTGAGGTCTACGGGTGCCGCAAGGCCGACACGGGCAAGAT GTACGCCATGAAGTGTCTGGACAAGAAGCGCATCAAGATGAAGCAGGGGGAGACGCTGGCCCTGAACGAGCGCATCATGCTGTCCCTCGTCAGCACCGGG gactGTCCGTTCATCGTCTGCATGTCCTACGCGTTCCACACGCCGGACAAGCTCAGCTTCATCCTCGATCTCATGAACG GCGGGGACCTGCACTACCACCTGTCCCAGCACGGGGTCTTCTCCGAGGCCGACATGCGCTTCTACGCGGCCGAGATCATCCTGGGCCTGGAGCACATGCACAACCGCTTCGTCGTCTACCGGGACCTGAAG CCGGCCAACATTCTCCTGGACGAGCACGGCCACGTGCGCATCTCAGACCTAGGCTTGGCCTGCGACTTCTCCAAGAAGAAGCCCCACGCCAGCGT GGGCACCCATGGGTACATGGCCCCCGAGGTCCTGCAGAAGGGCGTGGCCTACGACAGCAGCGCCGACTGGTTCTCCCTGGGCTGCATGCTCTTCAAGCTGCTGCGAGG GCACAGCCCTTTCCGGCAGCACAAGACCAAAGACAAGCATGAGATCGACAGAATGACATTGACTATG GCTGTGGAGCTGCCTGACTCCTTCTCCCCCGAGCTCCGCTCCTTGCTGGAGGGGCTGCTGCAGAGGGACGTCAACCGGAGACTCGGCTGCCTGGGCCGAGG ggcCCAGGAGGTGAAGGAGAGCCCCTTCTTCCGTTCCCTGGACTGGCAGATGGTCTTCCTGCAGAAG TACCCTCCCCCGCTGATCCCCCCTCGGGGGGAGGTGAACGCGGCCGACGCCTTCGACATTGGCTCCTTCGATGAGGAGGACACCAGAGGCATCAAG TTACTGGACAGCGACCAGGAGCTCTACCGCAACTTCCCCCTGACCATCTCGGAGCGGTGGCAGCAGGAGGTGGCAGAGACCGTCTTCGACACCATCAACGCCGAGACGGACCGGCTGGAGGCCcgcaagaaaaccaaaaacaagcaGCTGGGCCACGAGGAAG ACTACGCCCTGGGCAAGGACTGCATCATGCACGGCTATATGTCCAAGATGGGCAACCCCTTCCTGACCCAGTGGCAGCGGCGGTACTTCTACCTGTTCCCCAACCGGCTCGAGTGGCGGGGCGAGGGCGAGGCCCCG AGCCTGCTGACCATGGAGGAGATCCAGTCGGTGGAGGAGACGCAGATCAAGGAGCGGAAGTGCCTCCTTCTCAAGATCCGAGGCGGCAAGCAGTTCGTCCTGCAGTGCGAC AGTGACCCCGAGCTGGTGCAGTGGAAGAAGGAGCTGCGCGACGCCTACCGCGAGGCCCAGCAGCTGGTGCAGCGGGTGCCCAAGATGAAGAACAAGCCGCGCTCGCCCGTCGTGGAGCTGAGCAAGGTGCCGCTGGTGCAGCGTGGCAGCGCCAACGGCCTCTGA
- the GRK2 gene encoding beta-adrenergic receptor kinase 1 isoform X3 codes for MKELLACSHPFSTSAIEHVQGHLVKKQVPPDLFQPYIEEICQNLQGDVFQKFIESDKFTRFCQWKNVELNIHLTMNDFSVHRIIGRGGFGEVYGCRKADTGKMYAMKCLDKKRIKMKQGETLALNERIMLSLVSTGDCPFIVCMSYAFHTPDKLSFILDLMNGGDLHYHLSQHGVFSEADMRFYAAEIILGLEHMHNRFVVYRDLKPANILLDEHGHVRISDLGLACDFSKKKPHASVGTHGYMAPEVLQKGVAYDSSADWFSLGCMLFKLLRGHSPFRQHKTKDKHEIDRMTLTMAVELPDSFSPELRSLLEGLLQRDVNRRLGCLGRGAQEVKESPFFRSLDWQMVFLQKYPPPLIPPRGEVNAADAFDIGSFDEEDTRGIKLLDSDQELYRNFPLTISERWQQEVAETVFDTINAETDRLEARKKTKNKQLGHEEDYALGKDCIMHGYMSKMGNPFLTQWQRRYFYLFPNRLEWRGEGEAPQSLLTMEEIQSVEETQIKERKCLLLKIRGGKQFVLQCDSDPELVQWKKELRDAYREAQQLVQRVPKMKNKPRSPVVELSKVPLVQRGSANGL; via the exons ATGaaggagctgctggcctgctcgcAC CCCTTCTCAACAAGTGCCATCGAGCACGTGCAGGGCCACCTGGTGAAGAAGCAGGTGCCTCCGGATCTCTTCCAG CCGTACATTGAAGAGATTTGCCAGAACCTTCAAGGAGACGTGTTCCAGAAATTCATCGAGAG CGATAAGTTCACCCGGTTTTGCCAGTGGAAGAATGTGGAGCTCAACATCCAC CTGACCATGAACGACTTCAGCGTCCACCGCATCATCGGGCGAGGGGGCTTCGGTGAGGTCTACGGGTGCCGCAAGGCCGACACGGGCAAGAT GTACGCCATGAAGTGTCTGGACAAGAAGCGCATCAAGATGAAGCAGGGGGAGACGCTGGCCCTGAACGAGCGCATCATGCTGTCCCTCGTCAGCACCGGG gactGTCCGTTCATCGTCTGCATGTCCTACGCGTTCCACACGCCGGACAAGCTCAGCTTCATCCTCGATCTCATGAACG GCGGGGACCTGCACTACCACCTGTCCCAGCACGGGGTCTTCTCCGAGGCCGACATGCGCTTCTACGCGGCCGAGATCATCCTGGGCCTGGAGCACATGCACAACCGCTTCGTCGTCTACCGGGACCTGAAG CCGGCCAACATTCTCCTGGACGAGCACGGCCACGTGCGCATCTCAGACCTAGGCTTGGCCTGCGACTTCTCCAAGAAGAAGCCCCACGCCAGCGT GGGCACCCATGGGTACATGGCCCCCGAGGTCCTGCAGAAGGGCGTGGCCTACGACAGCAGCGCCGACTGGTTCTCCCTGGGCTGCATGCTCTTCAAGCTGCTGCGAGG GCACAGCCCTTTCCGGCAGCACAAGACCAAAGACAAGCATGAGATCGACAGAATGACATTGACTATG GCTGTGGAGCTGCCTGACTCCTTCTCCCCCGAGCTCCGCTCCTTGCTGGAGGGGCTGCTGCAGAGGGACGTCAACCGGAGACTCGGCTGCCTGGGCCGAGG ggcCCAGGAGGTGAAGGAGAGCCCCTTCTTCCGTTCCCTGGACTGGCAGATGGTCTTCCTGCAGAAG TACCCTCCCCCGCTGATCCCCCCTCGGGGGGAGGTGAACGCGGCCGACGCCTTCGACATTGGCTCCTTCGATGAGGAGGACACCAGAGGCATCAAG TTACTGGACAGCGACCAGGAGCTCTACCGCAACTTCCCCCTGACCATCTCGGAGCGGTGGCAGCAGGAGGTGGCAGAGACCGTCTTCGACACCATCAACGCCGAGACGGACCGGCTGGAGGCCcgcaagaaaaccaaaaacaagcaGCTGGGCCACGAGGAAG ACTACGCCCTGGGCAAGGACTGCATCATGCACGGCTATATGTCCAAGATGGGCAACCCCTTCCTGACCCAGTGGCAGCGGCGGTACTTCTACCTGTTCCCCAACCGGCTCGAGTGGCGGGGCGAGGGCGAGGCCCCG CAGAGCCTGCTGACCATGGAGGAGATCCAGTCGGTGGAGGAGACGCAGATCAAGGAGCGGAAGTGCCTCCTTCTCAAGATCCGAGGCGGCAAGCAGTTCGTCCTGCAGTGCGAC AGTGACCCCGAGCTGGTGCAGTGGAAGAAGGAGCTGCGCGACGCCTACCGCGAGGCCCAGCAGCTGGTGCAGCGGGTGCCCAAGATGAAGAACAAGCCGCGCTCGCCCGTCGTGGAGCTGAGCAAGGTGCCGCTGGTGCAGCGTGGCAGCGCCAACGGCCTCTGA
- the GRK2 gene encoding beta-adrenergic receptor kinase 1 isoform X1: MADLEAVLADVSYLMAMEKSKATPAARASKKILLPEPSIRSVMQKYLEDRGEVTFEKIFSQKLGYLLFRDFCLKHLEEAKPLVEFYEEIKRYEKLETEEERLACSRGIFDTYIMKELLACSHPFSTSAIEHVQGHLVKKQVPPDLFQPYIEEICQNLQGDVFQKFIESDKFTRFCQWKNVELNIHLTMNDFSVHRIIGRGGFGEVYGCRKADTGKMYAMKCLDKKRIKMKQGETLALNERIMLSLVSTGDCPFIVCMSYAFHTPDKLSFILDLMNGGDLHYHLSQHGVFSEADMRFYAAEIILGLEHMHNRFVVYRDLKPANILLDEHGHVRISDLGLACDFSKKKPHASVGTHGYMAPEVLQKGVAYDSSADWFSLGCMLFKLLRGHSPFRQHKTKDKHEIDRMTLTMAVELPDSFSPELRSLLEGLLQRDVNRRLGCLGRGAQEVKESPFFRSLDWQMVFLQKYPPPLIPPRGEVNAADAFDIGSFDEEDTRGIKLLDSDQELYRNFPLTISERWQQEVAETVFDTINAETDRLEARKKTKNKQLGHEEDYALGKDCIMHGYMSKMGNPFLTQWQRRYFYLFPNRLEWRGEGEAPQSLLTMEEIQSVEETQIKERKCLLLKIRGGKQFVLQCDSDPELVQWKKELRDAYREAQQLVQRVPKMKNKPRSPVVELSKVPLVQRGSANGL; this comes from the exons CATCCGCAGCGTCATGCAGAAGTACCTGGAGGACCGGGGCGAGGTGACCTTCGAGAAGATCTTCTCCCAGAAGCTGG GGTACCTGCTTTTCCGAGACTTCTGCCTGAAGCACCTGGAGGAGGCCAAGCCCTTGGTGGAATTCTACGAGGAG ATCAAGAGGTATGAGAAGCTGGAGACGGAGGAGGAGCGCCTGGCCTGCAGCCGGGGGATCTTCGACACCTACATCATGaaggagctgctggcctgctcgcAC CCCTTCTCAACAAGTGCCATCGAGCACGTGCAGGGCCACCTGGTGAAGAAGCAGGTGCCTCCGGATCTCTTCCAG CCGTACATTGAAGAGATTTGCCAGAACCTTCAAGGAGACGTGTTCCAGAAATTCATCGAGAG CGATAAGTTCACCCGGTTTTGCCAGTGGAAGAATGTGGAGCTCAACATCCAC CTGACCATGAACGACTTCAGCGTCCACCGCATCATCGGGCGAGGGGGCTTCGGTGAGGTCTACGGGTGCCGCAAGGCCGACACGGGCAAGAT GTACGCCATGAAGTGTCTGGACAAGAAGCGCATCAAGATGAAGCAGGGGGAGACGCTGGCCCTGAACGAGCGCATCATGCTGTCCCTCGTCAGCACCGGG gactGTCCGTTCATCGTCTGCATGTCCTACGCGTTCCACACGCCGGACAAGCTCAGCTTCATCCTCGATCTCATGAACG GCGGGGACCTGCACTACCACCTGTCCCAGCACGGGGTCTTCTCCGAGGCCGACATGCGCTTCTACGCGGCCGAGATCATCCTGGGCCTGGAGCACATGCACAACCGCTTCGTCGTCTACCGGGACCTGAAG CCGGCCAACATTCTCCTGGACGAGCACGGCCACGTGCGCATCTCAGACCTAGGCTTGGCCTGCGACTTCTCCAAGAAGAAGCCCCACGCCAGCGT GGGCACCCATGGGTACATGGCCCCCGAGGTCCTGCAGAAGGGCGTGGCCTACGACAGCAGCGCCGACTGGTTCTCCCTGGGCTGCATGCTCTTCAAGCTGCTGCGAGG GCACAGCCCTTTCCGGCAGCACAAGACCAAAGACAAGCATGAGATCGACAGAATGACATTGACTATG GCTGTGGAGCTGCCTGACTCCTTCTCCCCCGAGCTCCGCTCCTTGCTGGAGGGGCTGCTGCAGAGGGACGTCAACCGGAGACTCGGCTGCCTGGGCCGAGG ggcCCAGGAGGTGAAGGAGAGCCCCTTCTTCCGTTCCCTGGACTGGCAGATGGTCTTCCTGCAGAAG TACCCTCCCCCGCTGATCCCCCCTCGGGGGGAGGTGAACGCGGCCGACGCCTTCGACATTGGCTCCTTCGATGAGGAGGACACCAGAGGCATCAAG TTACTGGACAGCGACCAGGAGCTCTACCGCAACTTCCCCCTGACCATCTCGGAGCGGTGGCAGCAGGAGGTGGCAGAGACCGTCTTCGACACCATCAACGCCGAGACGGACCGGCTGGAGGCCcgcaagaaaaccaaaaacaagcaGCTGGGCCACGAGGAAG ACTACGCCCTGGGCAAGGACTGCATCATGCACGGCTATATGTCCAAGATGGGCAACCCCTTCCTGACCCAGTGGCAGCGGCGGTACTTCTACCTGTTCCCCAACCGGCTCGAGTGGCGGGGCGAGGGCGAGGCCCCG CAGAGCCTGCTGACCATGGAGGAGATCCAGTCGGTGGAGGAGACGCAGATCAAGGAGCGGAAGTGCCTCCTTCTCAAGATCCGAGGCGGCAAGCAGTTCGTCCTGCAGTGCGAC AGTGACCCCGAGCTGGTGCAGTGGAAGAAGGAGCTGCGCGACGCCTACCGCGAGGCCCAGCAGCTGGTGCAGCGGGTGCCCAAGATGAAGAACAAGCCGCGCTCGCCCGTCGTGGAGCTGAGCAAGGTGCCGCTGGTGCAGCGTGGCAGCGCCAACGGCCTCTGA